The Chionomys nivalis chromosome 4, mChiNiv1.1, whole genome shotgun sequence genome contains the following window.
ACTATAGACTGAATTGAAATCCTCCACATCATCAAGCTTAAATAAACTTCGGGTTTCAGAGTACCTAGAAGGCAGGACCTGGGCTGCCCCGCTCCTGACAGTCGGGGCGGAACCTTGATGCTCGCCCCACTGCAGGCCGCGGGGGAAGGAGCCAAGAGAAGCCCGAGCCGGTGTGCACCATCTTACTAAAGTAGTGCACGCCCCGCGATTCGTTCTTCCCACGCCGGCCTGGCCGctggcggggcggggcgggccaTGGCGGCCTCAGAGCCGCAGGGACATGCGGTGCGGATGTCCACCCAGGGACCCCGGCCTGGCGCGGCCCCAGACGGCGCGGCAGGAGCTGCAGGACTGCCCTCCGGACGGAGCGGCGGCGCGGCCCTCCGGCTCGGGGAACGCCCGCCGGCCGCTATGGAGAAACGGGGACCATACATGGTGACGCGCGCACCTTCCATTCAGGCTAAGCTTCGTGAGTGCGGCTGGATGCATGAGGGTCTCTGCCGAAGCGGGCTGCTGTGGCCAAGGGTTGGGCCCCAAAGTCCCATGATCTTGTCCCCAGAGGGGAAGGGGTATAAGGTCCAGCCCTCTCCCGCCGCTGAGACCCCGGGAAGCAGCAGAATAGGGAAGACCCGGCTGACCCAGGACCTTTTGACTTCCAGAGAAGCACCGGGACCTGGCCAAAGCCGTTCTACGGAGAAAGGGCATGCTGGGGGCCTTACCGAACCGCCCCGATTCTTCAGGAAAAAGGTTTCAGTGGGCTTCACATCCTCTTTGTCAGAAGCTTCCAAAGAAGGCCTTTAAAAGCCCCCTGCCCCGGAAACAGGGCGCTGAAGTTTA
Protein-coding sequences here:
- the Fam219b gene encoding protein FAM219B isoform X3, which translates into the protein MAASEPQGHAVRMSTQGPRPGAAPDGAAGAAGLPSGRSGGAALRLGERPPAAMEKRGPYMVTRAPSIQAKLQKHRDLAKAVLRRKGMLGALPNRPDSSGKRSVKFNKGYTALSQSPDENLVSLDSDSR
- the Fam219b gene encoding protein FAM219B isoform X1: MAASEPQGHAVRMSTQGPRPGAAPDGAAGAAGLPSGRSGGAALRLGERPPAAMEKRGPYMVTRAPSIQAKLQKHRDLAKAVLRRKGMLGALPNRPDSSGKRSVKFNKGYTALSQSPDENLVSLDSDSDGELESRYSSGYSSAEQVNQDVSRQLLQDGYHLDEIPDDEDLDLIPPKPIASSSCSCCWCCLGDSSCTLQ
- the Fam219b gene encoding protein FAM219B isoform X2: MAASEPQGHAVRMSTQGPRPGAAPDGAAGAAGLPSGRSGGAALRLGERPPAAMEKRGPYMVTRAPSIQAKLQKHRDLAKAVLRRKGMLGALPNRPDSSGKRSVKFNKGYTALSQSPDENLVSLDSDSDGELESRYSSGYSSAEVNQDVSRQLLQDGYHLDEIPDDEDLDLIPPKPIASSSCSCCWCCLGDSSCTLQ